Proteins from a single region of Oryza brachyantha chromosome 6, ObraRS2, whole genome shotgun sequence:
- the LOC102717442 gene encoding probable protein phosphatase 2C 58, whose amino-acid sequence MGVYLSTPKTEKLSEDGENDKLKFGLSSMQGWRATMEDAHSALLNLDNDTSFFGVFDGHGGRVVAKFCAKYLHREVLRSEAYSAGDLGTAAHKAFFRMDEMMRGQRGWRELQALGDKINQFTGMIEGLIWSPRGSDSNDQNDDWAFEEGPHSDFAGPTCGSTACVAIVRNSQLLVANAGDSRCVISRNGQAYNLSRDHKPELEAERERILKAGGYIQMGRVNGTINLARAIGDMEFKQNKFLSPDKQMLTANPDINTVELCDDDDFLVLACDGIWDCMSSQQLVDFIHEHINTESTLSAVCEKVLDRCLAPSTLGGEGCDNMTMILVQFKKPVNQNKNVSPAEQSAANT is encoded by the exons ATGGGAGTTTACCTTAGTACCCCCAAAACTGAGAAGCTATCTGAAGATGGAGAAAATgacaaacttaaatttggactcTCATCTATGCAAGGATGGCGTGCAACTATGGAGGATGCT CACTCAGCTTTACTAAATCTCGATAATGACACATCATTCTTTGGCGTTTTCGATGGACATGGAG GAAGAGTGGTCGCCAAATTCTGTGCAAAATATCTGCACAGAGAAGTTCTCAGAAGTGAGGCCTATTCAGCAGGTGATCTGGGCACTGCAGCCCATAAAGCTTTCTTTAG AATGGATGAGATGATGCGTGGTCAAAGAGGCTGGCGAGAACTACAGGCACTTGGAGATAAGATAAACCAGTTTACTGGCATGATAGAAGGCTTGATCTGGTCTCCAAGAGGCAGTGATTCAAATGATCAAAATGATGATTGGGCTTTTGAAGAG GGACCACACTCTGACTTTGCTGGGCCAACCTGTGGGAGTACAGCTTGTGTTGCCATAGTAAGAAATAGCCAACTTCTTGTAGCAAATGCTGGTGATTCCCGCTGTGTTATCTCAAGGAATGGTCAG GCATACAATTTATCAAGAGACCACAAACCAGAGCTTGAAGCTGAGAGAGAAAGAATACTAAAAGCAGGGGGTTACATCCAAATGGGACGAGTAAATGGAACTATAAACTTGGCAAGAGCAATTG GTGATATGGAATTTAAACAGAACAAGTTTTTGTCTCCTGACAAGCAAATGTTAACCGCAAACCCTGACATCAACACT gtGGAGCTTTGTGACGATGATGACTTTCTTGTTTTAGCATGCGATGGCATCTG GGACTGCATGTCTAGCCAACAACTGGTTGATTTCATCCATGAACACATAAACACA GAGAGCACCCTTTCCGCAGTATGCGAAAAAGTGTTAGATAGATGCCTGGCTCCATCAACTTTAGGTGGAGAAGGATGCGACAACATGACAATGATCCTAGTGCAGTTCAAGAAGCCAGTTAATCAGAACAAGAATGTCAGTCCTGCAGAACAATCGGCTGCCAACACATAA